A DNA window from Deltaproteobacteria bacterium contains the following coding sequences:
- a CDS encoding NAD/NADP octopine/nopaline dehydrogenase family protein, protein MGEQDLRFAVLGSGNSGHAFAADISLKGFRVNLADLPQFKANIEAIREKGGIEITGESSKGFARLDMVTTDLEKAVRGVDIILIAAPANAHEPFSRALAPFFEDGQFIVFVSNFGALRFRNWMAQMDVKTDVTPVETQSLVYATRFRSPGSVEVFAVKNQLPAAALPARRTGEFVEKMSRAFPEIVAGENILFTSLNNLNPVVHPPMTLLNTGRIESTLGKGWNLYGDGATESVAKVMLSVDAERMALLDLLGVGKSPIKESFTRFYKKYGVEGETLSQLLRKSPIHANPTMSAPSSMNDRYVTEDIPFGLVPWSSMGHMWSSPTQTIDAVIQIASVIEGVDYFKEGITVKELGIEGMSPEQVRDMVE, encoded by the coding sequence ATGGGAGAACAAGACCTGAGGTTTGCGGTGCTGGGATCGGGCAATTCAGGGCATGCCTTTGCAGCCGATATCTCGCTGAAAGGGTTCCGTGTCAACCTGGCCGACCTGCCCCAGTTCAAAGCGAACATAGAGGCGATTCGAGAAAAGGGGGGGATCGAGATAACAGGTGAATCGAGCAAGGGCTTTGCCAGATTGGATATGGTAACTACCGACCTCGAAAAAGCAGTCAGAGGAGTTGACATCATCCTTATCGCAGCGCCTGCAAACGCCCATGAACCATTCTCAAGGGCCTTGGCCCCTTTTTTCGAGGACGGGCAGTTCATCGTCTTCGTGTCCAATTTCGGGGCACTCAGGTTCAGGAACTGGATGGCCCAGATGGATGTGAAGACCGATGTCACACCCGTTGAAACCCAGAGCCTCGTCTATGCTACCAGGTTCCGCAGCCCGGGCAGTGTCGAGGTATTCGCCGTGAAGAACCAACTCCCGGCAGCCGCACTCCCTGCCAGACGTACAGGGGAATTTGTCGAGAAGATGTCCCGGGCCTTCCCCGAGATAGTTGCCGGCGAGAACATCTTGTTTACGAGCCTGAACAATCTCAACCCAGTGGTTCATCCTCCCATGACCCTTCTGAATACCGGCAGAATCGAGTCGACTCTCGGCAAAGGCTGGAACCTCTACGGCGACGGTGCAACGGAATCGGTCGCCAAGGTCATGCTGAGTGTGGACGCTGAGAGAATGGCCTTGCTCGATCTTCTCGGGGTCGGCAAGAGCCCCATAAAGGAAAGCTTCACAAGGTTCTACAAGAAGTACGGGGTGGAGGGAGAGACCCTTTCCCAGTTGCTCAGAAAGAGTCCCATCCACGCCAACCCCACCATGTCGGCACCATCCTCGATGAATGACCGCTACGTGACGGAGGATATTCCCTTCGGGCTCGTCCCGTGGTCATCCATGGGGCACATGTGGTCGAGCCCCACCCAGACGATCGATGCCGTCATACAGATCGCGTCGGTCATAGAGGGGGTCGACTATTTCAAAGAGGGTATAACCGTAAAGGAACTGGGGATCGAAGGAATGAGCCCTGAACAGGTCAGAGACATGGTTGAATGA
- a CDS encoding ABC transporter ATP-binding protein encodes MAILEIDQLSKYFTLNPGILARILSAKRIKLIKAVDGVSFRVEAGEILGIAGESGCGKSTTCMLIARLYEPTGGVIRYKDRDISHMTKADLREFRRQAQIIFQDPYESLNPRFTTFDLVAEPLRALTVLSKAEVNARVTETLELVGLKPEEYRDRYPHQMSGGERQRVGIAQALVLNPELVIADEPLSMLDVSIRAGILDLIRDLSKRMNFTCIYVSHDLSILSNISERLMIMYLGKIMELGMTADLIQNPLHPYSRALISAVPVPDPSIKREVPNIKGEVSKPVDLPPGCRFEPRCPDSAPICRSETPLPRELSKGHWVACHLV; translated from the coding sequence ATGGCAATCCTCGAAATCGATCAACTGAGCAAGTACTTCACCCTAAACCCCGGTATCCTGGCCAGGATCCTGAGTGCCAAACGGATCAAGCTGATAAAGGCCGTCGACGGCGTCAGTTTTCGGGTCGAGGCGGGGGAGATTCTCGGAATAGCGGGAGAAAGCGGCTGCGGCAAGTCGACCACCTGCATGCTCATCGCCAGACTCTACGAGCCCACGGGGGGCGTCATCCGTTACAAGGACCGGGACATCTCTCACATGACCAAGGCCGACCTAAGGGAATTTCGGCGCCAGGCCCAGATCATATTCCAGGATCCTTACGAATCGCTCAACCCCAGGTTCACGACCTTCGACCTGGTGGCAGAGCCCCTCCGGGCATTGACGGTCCTGAGCAAGGCAGAGGTCAATGCAAGAGTCACCGAGACACTCGAGCTCGTGGGGCTGAAACCCGAGGAGTACAGGGACCGTTATCCCCACCAGATGAGCGGAGGAGAAAGACAGCGGGTCGGCATTGCCCAGGCCCTGGTCTTGAACCCGGAACTCGTCATCGCCGATGAACCCCTCTCCATGTTGGATGTTTCGATCCGGGCAGGGATCCTCGATCTCATCAGGGACCTCTCAAAGAGGATGAACTTCACCTGTATCTACGTGTCCCACGACCTGTCGATCCTTTCCAATATCTCCGAACGGCTCATGATCATGTACCTGGGCAAGATCATGGAGCTCGGAATGACCGCCGACCTTATCCAGAACCCCCTCCATCCCTATTCCAGGGCCTTGATCTCCGCGGTTCCGGTCCCGGATCCTTCGATCAAGAGGGAGGTCCCCAACATAAAGGGAGAGGTATCAAAACCCGTCGATCTGCCTCCGGGCTGCCGCTTCGAGCCCCGTTGTCCGGACTCGGCCCCTATCTGCCGGTCCGAAACGCCTCTTCCCAGGGAACTGTCAAAGGGGCACTGGGTTGCCTGCCACCTCGTGTGA
- a CDS encoding mandelate racemase, which translates to MKITMIELSHVSIPLAKPYRLSKVYGTVREAQAVIALVHTDQGIIGFGEADPLPPFTDESAGGVMAVIRDCLGPALLNEDPTRISFLWKKMEGAIHGNPMAKGALDTALYDILGKQLDVPVYTLLGGSFRSRIEVLWPLGSGSPQEDTEQIEEKLNEGYRTFMLKMGALPIPEEVERIRAVRERFGSEIHLMVDVNQGWRVEEALEFASALGGYRLDFIEQPVARRDLKGLGRIRERSGFAVSADESLVTPSDAVELIEQEAVDIFSVKVSKNGGISQARKIALLAEVSGIRCLVNSMLEFGISQAAALHLGAAMPNLLDCGHCYMSTLRMADDITDFSAHVKDATAVPPDSPGLGVHVDSEKVEKYRRGYLKIS; encoded by the coding sequence ATGAAGATAACCATGATAGAGCTTTCCCATGTCTCCATCCCCCTGGCCAAGCCGTACAGGTTGTCCAAGGTCTACGGGACGGTCAGAGAGGCTCAGGCCGTAATAGCCCTTGTCCACACGGATCAGGGTATCATCGGCTTCGGTGAGGCCGATCCCCTGCCTCCTTTCACCGACGAGTCGGCCGGTGGGGTGATGGCCGTCATACGGGACTGCCTGGGGCCGGCTCTTCTCAACGAGGACCCGACAAGGATCTCGTTCCTCTGGAAGAAGATGGAGGGAGCCATACACGGCAACCCCATGGCCAAGGGCGCCCTGGACACGGCCCTTTACGATATCCTGGGAAAGCAACTCGATGTGCCTGTCTACACGCTGCTAGGCGGATCCTTCAGATCGAGGATAGAAGTCCTGTGGCCTCTGGGAAGCGGAAGCCCCCAGGAGGACACCGAGCAGATAGAGGAGAAGTTGAATGAGGGATACAGAACCTTCATGCTCAAGATGGGAGCCCTTCCCATACCTGAGGAAGTCGAGAGGATAAGGGCCGTAAGAGAGCGCTTCGGGTCGGAGATCCATCTCATGGTCGACGTGAATCAGGGATGGAGGGTGGAAGAGGCCCTGGAATTCGCATCCGCCTTAGGAGGTTACAGACTCGACTTCATCGAGCAGCCCGTGGCTCGGAGGGATCTGAAGGGACTCGGAAGAATCCGGGAGAGGTCAGGATTTGCCGTATCCGCGGATGAGAGTCTGGTCACCCCTTCCGATGCCGTGGAACTCATCGAGCAGGAGGCCGTCGATATTTTCAGCGTCAAGGTTTCCAAGAACGGGGGGATTTCCCAGGCCAGAAAGATCGCTCTTCTTGCGGAAGTTTCAGGGATAAGGTGCCTCGTGAACAGCATGCTGGAATTTGGAATCTCCCAGGCGGCAGCCTTACATCTGGGGGCCGCAATGCCGAATCTCCTCGACTGCGGGCACTGCTACATGTCGACACTACGCATGGCTGACGATATCACCGATTTTTCGGCCCACGTAAAGGACGCGACGGCCGTACCTCCCGATAGCCCGGGATTGGGAGTCCATGTCGATTCGGAGAAGGTGGAGAAGTACCGTAGAGGATATCTGAAGATCAGCTGA
- a CDS encoding ABC transporter permease has product MVLKSLRSIGEFLLEQYRIIRVHRLGSFGSMTILFFFLVACFAPLIAPHDPWEYLYDASGKIATMKPPSLRYPLGTTLMGRDVLSQIVYGARTTVMIGLVSGLISIVIGAGIGLFSGYYGGTPDELLMRFTDIIYGMPFLPFIIVLISLFGRNIWFVIIAIVCIVWRTSARVVRAQVLSLKQRQFIQVAKARGCTDLRIIFRHIVPNILPLLLLYTAFNIAWSILAEAGASFLGFGDPNELSWGGMLYDLWISGKTRSAWWWFVSPSVCIILLVSALVFVSRAYEEVANPRLKER; this is encoded by the coding sequence ATGGTGTTGAAGAGTCTCAGGAGTATCGGTGAGTTTCTTCTCGAACAGTACAGGATCATCAGGGTCCACAGACTCGGATCCTTCGGGTCCATGACTATACTGTTCTTCTTTCTCGTTGCGTGTTTTGCTCCCTTGATCGCCCCCCATGATCCGTGGGAGTACCTCTATGACGCCAGTGGAAAGATCGCCACGATGAAGCCGCCTTCGCTCAGGTATCCCCTGGGTACGACTCTCATGGGGAGGGATGTGCTCAGCCAGATCGTCTACGGGGCTCGGACAACCGTGATGATCGGCCTGGTCTCCGGACTGATATCGATCGTCATCGGAGCCGGCATCGGCCTCTTTTCAGGGTACTACGGGGGGACACCGGACGAGCTTCTCATGCGATTCACCGATATCATATACGGCATGCCCTTTCTGCCCTTTATCATCGTTCTGATCTCCCTGTTCGGGAGAAACATCTGGTTTGTCATCATCGCCATCGTCTGCATCGTATGGCGCACCTCGGCACGGGTGGTGAGGGCACAGGTCCTGTCCCTCAAGCAGCGGCAGTTCATCCAGGTTGCCAAGGCCAGGGGCTGCACCGATCTGAGAATCATCTTCCGCCACATCGTGCCGAACATCCTCCCCCTTCTCCTTCTTTATACGGCCTTCAACATCGCATGGTCGATTCTGGCCGAAGCGGGAGCGAGCTTCCTGGGCTTCGGCGACCCGAACGAGTTGAGCTGGGGCGGGATGCTTTACGATCTGTGGATCTCCGGCAAGACAAGGTCTGCGTGGTGGTGGTTCGTATCCCCCTCCGTCTGTATCATTCTGCTGGTCAGTGCGCTGGTCTTTGTCAGCCGAGCCTACGAGGAGGTGGCCAATCCCCGTCTGAAGGAGCGCTGA
- a CDS encoding ABC transporter permease translates to MREYIIQRIAYTFVTIFVVASILFLIFRMLPGDPTAQVISPALDESAQKRLKQAFGLDKPLYVQYVLYLKNLTLLNWGRSFTSSYKVTDILWYRFWNTVFLMGAGMCFTLVVGPGLGMIMAWKRNSPLDVGATVGALIFQSAPPFITGLVLLMVLSYRLDLFPTGGMHTPGFHPESLVAQFLSRDFLHHLVLPTVTVALFYLATPMLIMRDSMLEVLGSDFIELAKAKGLAPHVVMIKHAARNALLAVVTVSSIMIGFAIGGQVIVEQVFSWPGMGRLMVEAASAHDYPVAQATFLSLAALVIILNLAADIAYCYLDPRISLGKESVP, encoded by the coding sequence ATGCGGGAGTATATCATCCAGAGGATCGCTTACACGTTCGTCACGATCTTCGTGGTAGCCTCGATCCTCTTTCTCATATTCAGGATGTTGCCGGGGGATCCGACCGCCCAGGTGATCAGCCCGGCCCTGGACGAATCGGCACAGAAGAGGTTGAAACAGGCCTTCGGACTCGACAAGCCCCTCTACGTTCAGTATGTCCTCTATCTCAAGAACCTGACTCTTCTGAACTGGGGGAGATCCTTTACGTCATCATACAAGGTGACAGACATTCTCTGGTACAGGTTCTGGAATACGGTGTTCCTCATGGGGGCGGGGATGTGTTTCACCCTCGTCGTGGGACCGGGGCTCGGGATGATCATGGCGTGGAAGAGAAACAGCCCCCTGGACGTGGGGGCCACCGTGGGTGCCTTGATCTTCCAGTCGGCCCCGCCTTTCATCACGGGGCTGGTCCTGCTCATGGTGCTCAGCTACCGTCTTGATCTCTTCCCCACAGGAGGCATGCACACCCCGGGCTTCCATCCGGAGAGCCTGGTTGCCCAGTTCCTATCCCGAGACTTTCTCCACCATCTGGTTCTCCCGACCGTGACGGTCGCCCTCTTCTACCTGGCGACACCCATGCTGATCATGAGAGACAGCATGCTGGAGGTCCTGGGAAGCGATTTCATAGAACTAGCCAAGGCAAAAGGGCTCGCGCCCCACGTGGTGATGATCAAACATGCCGCCCGCAACGCTCTGCTCGCTGTGGTCACGGTATCCTCGATCATGATCGGCTTCGCCATCGGAGGCCAGGTCATCGTGGAACAGGTCTTTTCCTGGCCCGGCATGGGCCGGCTCATGGTGGAGGCTGCTTCGGCCCATGATTACCCCGTTGCCCAGGCGACTTTTCTCAGCCTAGCCGCATTGGTGATCATCTTGAATCTGGCCGCGGATATCGCTTACTGCTACCTCGATCCGAGGATCTCTCTTGGCAAGGAATCCGTGCCGTGA
- a CDS encoding twin-arginine translocation pathway signal protein gives MGDEKGIKRRDFLRMTGAAVGIAALGGADFSMAAAKLGKKVERSKLMTTTATFDPVRPEMARAICEAFSRHLGWDAEPYPIDYNQNVQKVIMEHDYDMWLVRFTGSSIRIDPNVFIYKAHHSSQYKKGGYNWAGYNNPELDRLAEEQQSEMDRERRQEIVYKAQEIIHQDQPENVLVNPYMTNAYRTDRLRNLVPQMGEGIGSFWTDVEMEVVQGDGYVRTGATVALKNLNPIAVKDANEFKELRMIYDRLFRISPKGVAEPWAAKSLSVVSPTVIDMTLRQGMRFHDGQEVTAEDIKFTFDYYKTWKAPFFLESLKKIKAIEITGRYSLRFELTSPYAPLIPNLFGSIFILPKHIWKDIPEKVDVEDPLKYPNEKPVGSGPFRFDYWQRGAELKVSAFKEHFHPPKCAGIIRIVYGSHDSMAAAIEKGECDRTRYILKPSLMQDLNKLPNVAGRGYPSHGFYDLSYHTRRPPFDDPAFRRAIAHVLPKGIIKDVILDGQGDPGGSVIAPANEFWHNPSVKPFPRDIEMARRILRKAGYGWDKHGKLHYPPGRGA, from the coding sequence ATGGGAGATGAAAAAGGCATTAAGAGACGGGACTTTCTAAGAATGACCGGCGCCGCCGTGGGGATCGCCGCTCTGGGGGGAGCGGATTTCTCAATGGCCGCTGCAAAACTCGGCAAGAAGGTCGAAAGGTCGAAGCTCATGACCACAACGGCCACCTTCGATCCCGTGAGACCGGAGATGGCCAGGGCGATCTGCGAGGCCTTCTCCAGGCACCTCGGCTGGGACGCCGAGCCCTATCCCATCGATTATAATCAGAACGTCCAAAAGGTGATAATGGAACACGACTATGACATGTGGCTGGTCCGCTTTACGGGATCATCCATACGAATCGACCCCAATGTGTTTATCTATAAGGCTCATCACTCTTCGCAGTACAAAAAGGGCGGCTACAACTGGGCGGGCTACAACAATCCCGAACTCGACAGGCTCGCGGAGGAGCAGCAGAGCGAGATGGACCGTGAGAGGAGACAGGAGATCGTCTATAAGGCCCAAGAGATCATCCACCAGGACCAACCGGAAAATGTTCTGGTAAACCCCTATATGACCAATGCATACCGGACGGACAGGCTCAGAAACCTGGTCCCCCAGATGGGTGAGGGGATAGGTAGCTTCTGGACCGACGTGGAAATGGAGGTCGTCCAGGGGGACGGCTATGTGAGAACCGGGGCTACCGTCGCGCTGAAGAACCTGAATCCCATCGCGGTCAAGGACGCCAACGAATTCAAGGAGCTGAGGATGATCTACGACCGGCTCTTCCGGATCTCCCCAAAAGGTGTGGCCGAGCCCTGGGCAGCAAAATCGTTGAGCGTCGTGAGTCCTACCGTAATCGATATGACCCTCAGGCAAGGGATGAGATTCCATGACGGCCAAGAAGTGACGGCAGAAGATATCAAGTTCACTTTCGACTACTACAAGACATGGAAGGCTCCCTTCTTCCTGGAATCCCTGAAAAAGATCAAGGCCATCGAGATCACCGGCAGGTATTCCCTCCGATTCGAACTGACCTCTCCCTATGCGCCGCTCATCCCGAACCTGTTCGGCAGCATCTTTATCCTTCCCAAGCACATCTGGAAGGATATTCCCGAAAAGGTCGACGTGGAAGATCCGCTCAAGTACCCTAACGAGAAACCCGTCGGCAGCGGGCCCTTCCGGTTCGATTACTGGCAGAGGGGAGCCGAGTTGAAGGTCTCCGCCTTCAAGGAGCACTTCCACCCTCCGAAGTGCGCCGGCATAATCAGGATCGTCTATGGCAGCCACGACTCTATGGCGGCCGCCATCGAGAAGGGGGAGTGTGACCGGACCCGCTACATCTTGAAGCCGAGCCTCATGCAGGATTTGAACAAGCTGCCGAACGTGGCGGGCAGAGGCTACCCGAGCCACGGTTTCTACGATCTCTCATATCACACCAGGAGGCCGCCCTTCGATGATCCGGCCTTTCGCAGGGCAATAGCCCATGTCTTGCCCAAGGGGATAATAAAGGACGTCATACTCGACGGACAAGGAGACCCCGGAGGGTCGGTGATCGCGCCGGCGAACGAGTTCTGGCACAATCCCTCTGTAAAACCTTTCCCCAGGGACATCGAGATGGCCAGGCGGATTCTGAGGAAAGCCGGCTATGGCTGGGACAAGCACGGCAAGCTCCACTACCCGCCTGGAAGAGGCGCATGA
- a CDS encoding ABC transporter ATP-binding protein produces the protein MLLEVEDLRTQYHTSRGTVKAVDRVSLSIREREVFGLVGESGCGKSTLVKTIMRLLPSNSFRSAEKLAYKGTDLLSTPDREFRERILWKQISLVPQSAMNCLDPVYRVGDQIAEAIEAHSDNGASADRRETLERVERLFDIVGLERRLLKSFPHEFSGGMRQRAMIAMALALSPGLIIMDEPTTGLDVLVQERILRRLAEIRNEIKASILLITHDISVIAQMSDRVGVMYAGRLMECAEVLELFSRPFHPYTLGLKNAFPNIRAMEQNLISIPGSPPNLIGEIPGCVFEPRCPFSIPECGQKRPEVREVERGHFAACIRTDEVEMLRELAGDKNTWQSSKSIN, from the coding sequence TTGCTTCTGGAGGTAGAGGATCTAAGGACCCAGTATCATACCAGCCGTGGAACCGTAAAGGCGGTCGACAGGGTGTCGCTGTCTATCCGGGAGAGGGAGGTCTTCGGCCTGGTGGGCGAATCGGGCTGCGGAAAGTCGACCCTGGTCAAGACCATAATGCGCCTGCTTCCGTCGAACTCCTTCAGGTCTGCCGAGAAGCTGGCCTACAAGGGAACCGATCTTCTCTCCACTCCCGACAGGGAGTTCAGGGAAAGAATCCTCTGGAAACAGATCTCCCTGGTCCCGCAGAGTGCCATGAACTGCCTCGACCCGGTCTATCGGGTGGGCGATCAGATTGCAGAAGCCATAGAGGCCCACTCCGACAACGGGGCCAGCGCTGACCGGAGGGAAACCCTGGAGAGAGTGGAGAGACTCTTCGATATAGTAGGCCTGGAAAGAAGACTGCTGAAGAGCTTTCCCCATGAATTCAGCGGTGGAATGCGCCAAAGGGCCATGATCGCCATGGCCCTCGCCTTGAGTCCCGGCCTGATCATCATGGACGAACCGACCACGGGGCTGGACGTACTCGTCCAGGAACGAATACTCCGGAGGCTCGCTGAGATAAGAAACGAGATCAAGGCATCGATCCTCCTCATCACCCACGACATATCGGTGATAGCGCAGATGAGCGACCGGGTGGGAGTGATGTACGCGGGAAGGCTGATGGAATGCGCAGAGGTTCTGGAACTCTTCAGCCGCCCCTTCCATCCATACACCCTGGGTTTGAAGAACGCCTTTCCCAACATCCGTGCCATGGAGCAGAACCTGATATCCATCCCGGGCTCCCCGCCCAATCTGATCGGAGAGATACCAGGATGCGTATTTGAGCCCCGCTGTCCCTTTTCGATCCCGGAATGTGGACAGAAGAGACCCGAGGTGAGGGAAGTGGAAAGGGGCCACTTTGCCGCTTGTATCCGCACAGATGAAGTGGAGATGCTCCGCGAGTTGGCTGGAGACAAGAATACATGGCAATCCTCGAAATCGATCAACTGA
- a CDS encoding mandelate racemase/muconate lactonizing enzyme family protein, which yields MRIVDIRCHVIELPFSQEFQAAHSTTPMRSFQEYLVEVLTDEGITGIGSSWFYRLIPNWQRYLEESVKPFLLEEIRDPCSIEEFVTHFRVMPFGIESSPRPSCIELALWDIVGKRAQLPVYRLLGGKRNKVKAYASVLEPYPLFSTDQWVDFVKRIHEEGFKAIKLHIGARYDDPKSILDVVEAIRAELGDTIEIMIDVMQAWLPRGYDFASALELARGLEKYEVRWLEEPLPHSNNPALSARLCDAVDIEIAGGGAMFGWPAYRNLLASGALDIVQPDVQFAGGISEVRKIAFLAEIYGRRCIPHFFGTGLALAATLHACSLIDSPYVEYPYHPPYITPEIRDAILDDPIRIDENGYVDVPEEPGIGVRLKDSWADYLCR from the coding sequence ATGAGGATCGTTGACATAAGATGTCATGTCATCGAACTGCCCTTCTCACAAGAATTCCAGGCCGCCCATTCCACGACCCCTATGAGATCATTTCAAGAGTATCTCGTCGAGGTCCTCACGGACGAGGGCATCACCGGAATCGGGAGCAGTTGGTTCTACCGACTTATTCCGAACTGGCAGAGATATCTCGAGGAATCCGTAAAACCCTTTCTCCTGGAAGAGATCCGCGATCCCTGTTCCATCGAGGAATTCGTCACCCATTTCCGCGTCATGCCGTTTGGAATCGAATCATCACCACGACCGAGCTGTATCGAACTTGCACTCTGGGATATCGTGGGGAAAAGGGCGCAGTTGCCCGTCTACAGGCTTCTGGGCGGAAAGAGAAACAAGGTCAAGGCCTATGCATCGGTTCTCGAGCCCTATCCGCTGTTCAGCACAGACCAGTGGGTCGACTTCGTCAAGAGGATCCACGAGGAAGGATTCAAGGCGATAAAACTCCACATAGGTGCACGTTACGACGACCCGAAGAGTATCCTGGATGTCGTGGAGGCCATAAGAGCTGAGCTCGGTGATACGATCGAGATCATGATCGATGTCATGCAGGCATGGCTCCCGAGGGGATACGATTTCGCCTCGGCCCTCGAGCTGGCAAGGGGGCTCGAAAAATACGAGGTGAGGTGGCTGGAAGAGCCGCTGCCCCACTCCAACAACCCCGCGTTGAGTGCGAGACTCTGTGATGCCGTCGATATCGAGATCGCAGGGGGAGGAGCCATGTTCGGGTGGCCTGCCTATAGGAATCTACTCGCCAGCGGCGCGCTCGATATCGTACAACCCGATGTCCAGTTCGCCGGAGGTATCTCGGAAGTCAGGAAGATAGCCTTTCTCGCCGAGATCTACGGGAGGCGCTGCATACCGCATTTCTTCGGCACAGGGCTGGCCTTGGCGGCGACCCTCCATGCGTGCAGCCTGATCGATTCCCCTTATGTAGAATACCCCTATCACCCGCCTTACATCACGCCCGAGATCAGAGACGCGATTTTGGACGATCCGATAAGGATAGACGAAAACGGGTATGTCGATGTTCCAGAAGAACCAGGGATCGGTGTCAGGTTGAAAGACTCCTGGGCGGATTATCTCTGCCGGTAA
- the sdaAA gene encoding L-serine ammonia-lyase, iron-sulfur-dependent, subunit alpha, which produces MGKYGLFDIIGPIMIGPSSSHTAGAVRIGLMAGQMTGYDPRDVRLQFHGSLAEVYHTHLTDAGILGGLMGFQVDDERIPKAFEIAEAKGITVECERVTIPGAHPSTVVVIQKGRDGSSSKVRAKTIGGGNIVIEEVNGFSVEMTGDHHEILCLEEETEKASVLLGPGWQCVLREEGDCAQFRSDTVSEEEASRAVASLRGGGREVFYFRPVIEGKGFGLEFFGKIEDLVGKAAEEGISVGKAVIEYEKNNTGQGEEAVRGRMERCLRVMREAGYAGVSQVPKTVAGLVRGSGKALDEARTEGRTLSGSTLVRASALALASAEVNAALGRVVACPTAGSCGILGGTVVAMGEDRKISDSRLVEALFAAAGMGLIIAENSTISGAVGGCQGECGVASAMAAAALVELADGTPDQCGQAVAIALKNILGLVCDPVAGLTEVPCIKRNAGAVANAFIAADMALSGIRSVIPPDEVIGAMKEVGELMDPRLRDTLGAGLSTTPTAKRIEERVYGRKRS; this is translated from the coding sequence ATGGGCAAGTACGGGCTTTTTGACATTATCGGTCCCATCATGATCGGGCCATCGAGTTCTCACACTGCCGGAGCCGTACGGATCGGGCTTATGGCCGGCCAGATGACAGGATACGATCCTCGGGATGTACGCCTCCAGTTTCACGGTTCTCTGGCCGAGGTGTACCATACTCATCTGACGGATGCAGGGATCTTGGGAGGGCTCATGGGGTTTCAGGTGGACGACGAGAGGATCCCCAAGGCCTTTGAGATCGCCGAGGCCAAGGGCATCACCGTGGAGTGCGAGAGGGTTACGATTCCAGGTGCACATCCGAGCACGGTCGTTGTCATCCAAAAGGGTCGGGACGGTTCATCGAGCAAGGTGCGGGCCAAGACCATCGGTGGAGGGAACATCGTCATCGAGGAAGTCAACGGATTCTCCGTGGAGATGACCGGAGACCACCATGAGATCCTCTGCCTGGAAGAGGAGACCGAGAAGGCCTCTGTCCTCCTTGGACCCGGGTGGCAGTGTGTCTTGAGAGAAGAGGGGGATTGTGCCCAGTTTCGTTCGGACACCGTCTCTGAAGAAGAGGCCAGCCGAGCGGTCGCCTCCCTCCGTGGTGGAGGTCGAGAGGTCTTCTATTTCAGACCCGTCATCGAGGGCAAGGGGTTTGGACTGGAATTCTTCGGCAAGATCGAGGATCTGGTGGGGAAGGCGGCTGAAGAGGGGATTTCCGTGGGTAAGGCCGTGATCGAGTATGAGAAGAACAATACCGGCCAGGGAGAAGAGGCCGTGAGGGGTCGGATGGAGCGGTGCCTGCGCGTAATGAGGGAGGCCGGTTACGCCGGGGTTTCTCAGGTTCCCAAGACCGTGGCAGGGCTGGTTCGTGGAAGCGGCAAGGCCCTCGACGAGGCGAGGACGGAGGGCAGGACGCTATCGGGATCCACCCTGGTTCGGGCATCTGCATTGGCACTGGCGTCGGCGGAGGTGAACGCGGCTCTGGGTCGCGTGGTGGCCTGCCCCACGGCGGGCTCCTGCGGAATCCTCGGAGGAACGGTGGTGGCCATGGGAGAGGACAGGAAAATTTCCGATTCCAGGCTCGTGGAGGCTCTCTTCGCTGCGGCGGGAATGGGGTTGATTATTGCGGAAAATTCGACGATCTCCGGTGCGGTGGGAGGATGCCAGGGCGAGTGCGGCGTGGCGTCGGCCATGGCAGCCGCCGCCCTGGTCGAGCTTGCAGATGGAACACCGGATCAGTGCGGTCAGGCCGTGGCCATCGCCCTCAAGAACATCCTGGGGTTGGTCTGTGACCCTGTGGCGGGCCTGACCGAGGTCCCGTGTATCAAGCGAAACGCGGGGGCCGTTGCCAATGCTTTCATAGCGGCCGACATGGCCCTGTCGGGCATCCGAAGCGTGATTCCGCCAGACGAGGTGATAGGCGCCATGAAGGAAGTCGGCGAGCTGATGGATCCGAGGCTCCGAGACACGCTGGGGGCGGGCCTGTCTACGACACCGACGGCCAAGAGGATCGAAGAGCGGGTCTACGGCCGAAAAAGATCCTGA